A window of the Synechococcus sp. LTW-R genome harbors these coding sequences:
- a CDS encoding DUF1816 domain-containing protein: MTPLFRPLRSIANGFGMAWWARVETRQPDVTYWFGPYIRRTSLEAALPPFLADLRSEGAGEINHTLLKTRRFEPLTIAAEG, encoded by the coding sequence ATGACCCCGCTTTTTCGACCGCTGCGCAGCATTGCCAACGGGTTTGGGATGGCTTGGTGGGCCCGGGTTGAGACCCGGCAGCCCGACGTGACCTATTGGTTCGGCCCCTACATCCGGCGCACCAGCCTGGAGGCGGCGCTTCCTCCGTTCCTGGCGGATCTACGCAGTGAAGGGGCTGGAGAGATCAACCACACCCTCCTCAAGACCCGGCGGTTCGAGCCGCTGACCATCGCTGCAGAGGGCTGA
- the gatA gene encoding Asp-tRNA(Asn)/Glu-tRNA(Gln) amidotransferase subunit GatA — protein MGIAEWRDQLKSGDVSARELTDHHLSRIEAVEPSVNAYTEVTAERARTDADRIDALRASGAELPPLAGVPLAIKDNLCTRGIRTTCSSRMLENFVPPYESTVTDRLWGAGAVLLGKTNLDEFAMGSSTETSVFGPSRNPWNIEKVPGGSSGGSAAAVAAGECVGSLGSDTGGSIRQPASFCGVVGLKPTYGRVSRYGLVAFASSLDQVGPFANSVSDAAELLQVIAGEDHRDSTCLKAPVPDYRAALTQPVAGLRVGIVRECFEAEGLHPEVKASVMAAAAQLEALGCDLVDVSCPRFNDGIATYYVIAPSEASANLARYDGVKYGYRAEDAASLAEMTSRSRAEGFGDEVKRRILIGTYALSAGYVDAYYKKAQQVRTLIRRDFDAAFGQVDVLLTPTSPTTAFGFGAHADDPLAMYLADLLTIPANMAGLPAISLPCGFDGAGLPIGVQLITGVLQEERLLQVAYHYEQAARVMEKRPQASLVP, from the coding sequence ATGGGTATCGCCGAGTGGCGCGACCAGCTCAAGAGCGGCGATGTCTCCGCCCGGGAGCTCACCGACCATCACCTCAGCCGGATTGAGGCGGTCGAACCCAGCGTCAATGCCTACACGGAGGTCACCGCGGAGCGGGCCAGGACCGACGCGGATCGGATCGACGCCCTGAGGGCCTCTGGAGCCGAGCTTCCGCCGCTGGCCGGTGTCCCCTTGGCCATCAAGGACAACCTCTGCACCCGGGGCATCCGCACGACCTGCTCCAGCCGGATGCTGGAGAACTTTGTCCCCCCCTACGAATCCACCGTGACCGATCGCCTTTGGGGCGCTGGTGCGGTGTTGCTGGGCAAGACCAATCTCGATGAGTTCGCCATGGGCAGCTCCACCGAGACCTCAGTTTTTGGCCCCAGCCGCAACCCCTGGAACATCGAGAAGGTTCCTGGGGGCAGTTCCGGTGGCAGTGCCGCCGCCGTGGCGGCTGGCGAGTGCGTGGGATCCCTGGGATCGGACACCGGTGGCTCCATTCGCCAGCCCGCCTCCTTCTGCGGGGTCGTTGGCCTCAAGCCCACCTATGGACGGGTCAGCCGTTATGGCTTGGTCGCCTTCGCGAGCTCCCTGGATCAGGTGGGCCCGTTCGCGAACAGCGTCTCGGATGCGGCCGAATTGCTTCAGGTGATCGCTGGCGAGGATCACCGTGATTCCACCTGCCTGAAGGCCCCTGTTCCCGATTACCGCGCCGCATTGACCCAGCCCGTGGCGGGCCTCAGGGTTGGCATCGTTCGGGAATGTTTTGAGGCGGAGGGACTGCATCCGGAGGTCAAGGCCTCGGTGATGGCCGCCGCCGCCCAACTCGAGGCCCTGGGCTGTGACCTCGTCGACGTCAGCTGCCCACGCTTCAACGACGGGATCGCGACCTACTACGTCATTGCCCCATCGGAGGCGTCCGCCAACCTGGCTCGCTACGACGGTGTGAAGTACGGCTATCGCGCCGAGGACGCGGCGAGCCTGGCTGAAATGACCTCCCGCAGCCGGGCCGAAGGCTTCGGCGATGAGGTGAAGCGCCGCATTCTGATCGGTACCTACGCCCTGTCCGCCGGCTACGTCGACGCCTACTACAAAAAGGCCCAGCAGGTCCGGACCCTGATCCGCCGTGACTTTGATGCGGCCTTTGGCCAGGTCGATGTGCTGCTGACCCCCACCTCACCGACCACCGCGTTTGGCTTTGGCGCCCACGCGGACGACCCCCTGGCCATGTATCTGGCCGACCTGCTGACGATCCCCGCGAACATGGCGGGCTTGCCGGCCATCAGTCTTCCCTGCGGCTTCGATGGTGCGGGCCTACCAATCGGTGTTCAGCTGATCACGGGCGTGCTGCAAGAGGAGCGTCTGCTCCAGGTCGCGTACCACTACGAGCAGGCCGCTCGGGTGATGGAGAAGCGCCCCCAGGCTTCCCTGGTGCCCTGA
- a CDS encoding DNA polymerase III subunit alpha, which yields MVFVPLHNHSDYSLLDGASQLPAMVKRAEELGMPAIALTDHGVMYGAIELLKLCRGSSVKPIIGNEMYVINGSIDDPNPPKKERRYHLVVLAKNAVGYRNLVKLTSISHLRGMRGRGIFSRACIDKPTLERYSEGLIIATACLGGEIPQAILRDRPDVARDVARWYQGVFGDDFYLEIQDHGSPEDRIVNVEIAKISKELGIPLVATNDAHYLTSNDAEAHDALLCVLTGKLVTDEKRLRYTGTEFIKSEQEMLGLFADHLEPEVVAEAVANTARVAEKVEDYDILGRYQMPRFPIPEGHTPVSYLREVTEQGLRARLGLPEASGFDSTYGERLDFELQVMEQMGFPTYFLVVWDYIRFARDNGIPVGPGRGSAAGSLVAYALGITNIDPVTNGLLFERFLNPERKSMPDIDTDFCIERRGEVIDYVTERYGEDKVAQIITFNRMTSKAVLKDVARVLDIPYGDADRLAKLIPVVRGKPAKLKEMIGEESPAPEFREKYLGDPAVKRWVDMAMRIEGTNKTFGVHAAGVVIAADPLDEVVPLQRNNDGQVITQYFMEDVESMGLLKMDFLGLKNLTMIDKTVDLVQQSSGVSIDPDALPLDDPGTFGLLARGDLEGIFQLESSGMRQIVRDLKPSSLEDISSILALYRPGPLDAGLIPKFINRKHGREAIDFAHAKLEPILQETYGIMVYQEQIMKIAQDLAGYSLGEADLLRRAMGKKKVSEMQKHRDIFVKGASERGVDAKIADELFDQMVLFAEYCFNKSHSTAYGAVTYQTAYLKAHYPVAYMAALLTVNAGSTDKIQRYISNCNAMGIEVMPPDVNASGIDFTPVGDRILFGLSAVRNLGEGAIRVLLETRASDGPFKSLADLCDRIPGTTLNRRSLEALIHCGAMDALEPEANRAQLMADLDLIIDWASSRARDRASGQGNLFDLFAAPADDASDATPAAGGDLSTAPKAAPVKDYPPTEKLRLEKELVGFYLSDHPLKQLTRPVQLLSPVGLGGLEEQADKARVSVVGMVSGLRPVTTRKGDRMAVLQLEDLSGSCEAVVFPKTYARLSDHLMLDARLLIWASVDRRDEQVQLIVDDCRVIDELQFLVVELDGQQASDIAIQHKLRECLNQHRTEKDEGGIRVPVVAMVKDQSQVRYVRLGHQFCVRDSRAALTSLEAQAFRARLSSKLVAA from the coding sequence TTGGTCTTCGTCCCCCTCCACAACCACAGCGACTACAGCCTTCTGGATGGGGCGAGTCAGCTGCCGGCCATGGTGAAGCGGGCGGAGGAGCTGGGCATGCCAGCGATCGCCCTCACCGACCACGGCGTCATGTACGGCGCCATTGAGCTCTTGAAGCTTTGCCGCGGCAGCTCGGTGAAGCCGATCATCGGCAATGAGATGTATGTCATCAATGGCTCCATTGATGACCCCAATCCCCCGAAGAAAGAGCGCCGCTACCACCTGGTTGTTCTCGCCAAGAACGCTGTCGGCTATCGCAATTTGGTGAAGCTGACGAGCATCAGCCACCTGCGTGGCATGCGTGGTCGGGGCATCTTTTCCAGGGCTTGCATCGATAAACCCACCCTCGAGCGCTATAGCGAGGGGTTGATCATTGCCACCGCCTGTCTCGGTGGTGAAATCCCCCAGGCGATCCTGCGGGATCGCCCCGATGTCGCCCGCGACGTGGCCCGCTGGTACCAGGGGGTCTTCGGCGACGACTTCTACCTGGAGATCCAAGACCACGGCTCACCGGAGGATCGGATCGTCAATGTGGAGATCGCGAAGATCTCGAAGGAATTGGGGATCCCGTTGGTGGCCACCAACGACGCCCACTACTTGACCAGCAATGACGCGGAGGCCCATGACGCCCTGCTCTGCGTCTTGACGGGCAAGTTGGTCACCGACGAAAAGCGTCTGCGCTACACGGGCACCGAATTCATCAAGAGCGAGCAGGAAATGCTCGGTCTCTTCGCTGACCACCTGGAGCCTGAGGTGGTCGCCGAGGCCGTGGCCAATACGGCGCGGGTGGCCGAGAAGGTCGAGGACTACGACATCCTGGGCCGCTATCAAATGCCCCGTTTCCCGATCCCCGAGGGACACACGCCGGTCAGCTACCTGCGGGAAGTCACCGAGCAGGGCCTGCGGGCGCGTCTGGGCCTGCCCGAAGCGAGTGGCTTTGACTCCACCTATGGCGAGCGGCTCGATTTCGAGCTGCAGGTCATGGAACAGATGGGGTTCCCCACCTACTTCCTGGTGGTCTGGGACTACATCCGTTTTGCCCGCGACAACGGCATTCCCGTGGGACCGGGCCGTGGTTCCGCCGCCGGCTCCCTGGTGGCCTACGCCCTGGGCATCACAAACATTGATCCGGTCACGAACGGGTTGCTGTTTGAGCGCTTCTTGAACCCCGAGCGCAAGTCGATGCCTGATATCGACACGGACTTCTGCATCGAACGCCGTGGCGAGGTGATCGACTACGTCACGGAGCGCTACGGCGAAGACAAGGTCGCTCAGATCATCACCTTCAACCGGATGACCTCGAAGGCGGTGCTCAAGGATGTGGCCCGGGTGCTCGACATTCCCTACGGCGATGCGGATCGTCTCGCCAAGTTGATCCCGGTGGTGCGTGGCAAACCCGCCAAGCTCAAAGAGATGATCGGTGAGGAATCACCGGCCCCTGAGTTCCGCGAGAAATATCTCGGCGATCCCGCGGTCAAGCGTTGGGTCGACATGGCGATGCGCATTGAGGGGACCAACAAGACCTTCGGCGTCCATGCCGCTGGTGTCGTCATTGCCGCGGATCCCCTCGATGAAGTGGTGCCGTTGCAGCGCAACAACGACGGGCAGGTGATCACCCAGTACTTCATGGAAGACGTGGAGTCCATGGGCCTGTTGAAGATGGACTTCCTGGGCCTCAAGAACCTCACGATGATCGACAAGACCGTCGATTTGGTTCAACAGAGTTCTGGCGTCAGCATTGATCCCGATGCGCTCCCACTCGATGATCCAGGCACCTTCGGCCTGCTGGCACGCGGCGATCTCGAAGGCATCTTCCAGTTGGAATCCAGTGGGATGCGCCAGATCGTGCGGGACCTCAAGCCGTCGTCCCTGGAAGACATCTCTTCGATCCTGGCCCTCTACCGACCCGGTCCCCTCGATGCGGGGTTGATCCCGAAATTCATCAACCGCAAGCACGGCCGCGAAGCGATCGATTTCGCCCACGCCAAGTTGGAGCCGATCCTGCAGGAGACCTACGGGATCATGGTCTACCAAGAGCAGATCATGAAGATCGCTCAGGATTTGGCGGGCTATTCCCTGGGCGAGGCGGACTTGTTGCGCCGGGCCATGGGTAAGAAAAAGGTCTCGGAGATGCAGAAGCACCGAGACATCTTTGTGAAGGGCGCGAGTGAGCGCGGCGTTGACGCCAAGATCGCCGACGAGCTCTTCGATCAGATGGTGCTCTTCGCCGAGTACTGCTTCAACAAGAGCCATTCCACCGCCTACGGCGCGGTGACCTATCAGACCGCATACCTCAAGGCGCACTACCCAGTGGCCTACATGGCGGCTTTGCTCACGGTGAATGCCGGCAGCACCGACAAAATTCAGCGCTACATCTCCAATTGCAATGCGATGGGGATTGAGGTGATGCCCCCTGATGTGAACGCCTCGGGCATTGACTTCACCCCTGTCGGTGATCGCATCCTCTTTGGCCTGTCGGCGGTTCGAAACCTTGGCGAGGGGGCGATTCGTGTCCTCCTCGAGACCCGCGCCAGCGATGGTCCCTTCAAGTCCCTCGCGGATCTCTGTGATCGGATCCCGGGCACCACCTTGAACCGTCGCTCCCTGGAAGCGCTGATCCACTGCGGAGCCATGGATGCCCTCGAACCCGAGGCCAACCGGGCTCAGCTGATGGCGGACTTGGATCTGATCATTGACTGGGCTTCCTCCAGGGCCCGTGACCGGGCCAGCGGGCAGGGCAACCTGTTCGATCTCTTCGCGGCGCCGGCGGACGATGCAAGCGATGCAACGCCAGCAGCTGGTGGCGATCTCAGTACGGCCCCGAAGGCGGCGCCGGTGAAGGATTACCCACCGACCGAGAAGCTGCGGCTTGAGAAGGAGTTGGTTGGCTTCTACCTCTCGGATCATCCCCTCAAGCAGCTCACCCGCCCGGTTCAACTGCTTTCACCCGTCGGCCTCGGTGGCCTCGAGGAGCAAGCCGATAAGGCGCGGGTCAGTGTGGTGGGTATGGTCTCCGGCCTACGACCGGTGACCACCCGCAAAGGGGATCGCATGGCGGTCCTGCAGCTGGAGGATCTCAGTGGCAGTTGTGAGGCCGTGGTCTTCCCGAAGACCTACGCCCGCCTCTCGGATCACCTGATGCTGGATGCCCGCCTCTTGATTTGGGCCTCAGTCGATCGGCGTGATGAGCAGGTGCAGCTGATCGTTGATGACTGCCGCGTCATCGATGAGCTGCAGTTCCTTGTGGTCGAACTCGATGGCCAACAGGCCAGTGACATTGCCATCCAGCACAAGCTGCGGGAATGCCTCAACCAGCACCGCACTGAAAAAGACGAGGGCGGTATTCGCGTCCCCGTGGTGGCCATGGTCAAGGACCAAAGCCAAGTTCGTTATGTGCGCCTGGGCCACCAGTTCTGCGTCCGCGACAGCCGTGCCGCATTGACCAGCCTGGAGGCTCAGGCCTTCCGGGCCCGCCTCAGCTCGAAGCTGGTGGCCGCTTAA
- a CDS encoding PAM68 family protein: protein MANEGKNRSRPLKGGGGLAPSVPSSQSQTATGRSKPTNPQAIPPAVANRMARRVAIATGLPTVMGMATFIVSYVVVSRGLMDIPPAATLVTSGGFFLLGLVGLSYGVLSASWEPTAGSLLGFEQLGVNISRLRSSVKRPPASS, encoded by the coding sequence ATGGCAAACGAGGGGAAAAACCGCTCCCGTCCTCTGAAGGGCGGCGGCGGACTTGCTCCAAGCGTCCCCTCGAGCCAATCCCAAACGGCCACAGGCCGTTCCAAGCCGACCAACCCGCAAGCCATTCCACCTGCCGTCGCCAATCGCATGGCGCGACGTGTGGCCATCGCGACCGGCCTACCCACGGTGATGGGCATGGCCACCTTCATCGTGAGCTACGTGGTGGTCAGCCGTGGATTGATGGACATCCCCCCCGCCGCCACGCTGGTGACGTCAGGGGGGTTTTTCCTGTTGGGCCTGGTTGGATTGAGCTACGGGGTCTTGTCAGCCAGTTGGGAACCCACAGCCGGCAGCCTGCTGGGGTTCGAGCAACTGGGCGTGAACATCAGCCGCCTGCGCAGCTCGGTTAAGCGGCCACCAGCTTCGAGCTGA
- the rpsO gene encoding 30S ribosomal protein S15 gives MSLDTTKKQELINAHQTHGTDTGSVEVQVAMLSERISKLSGHLQGNIHDFSSRQGLLKMIGRRKRLLSYLRSNSEKRYTDLIQKLGIRG, from the coding sequence ATGTCGCTCGACACCACCAAGAAACAGGAACTAATCAACGCTCACCAGACCCATGGCACCGACACCGGTTCCGTGGAAGTTCAGGTGGCGATGCTGAGCGAGCGCATCAGCAAGCTGAGTGGTCACCTGCAAGGCAACATCCATGACTTCTCGTCCCGCCAGGGTCTGCTGAAGATGATCGGCCGCCGCAAGCGCCTGCTCAGCTACCTGCGCAGCAACAGCGAGAAGCGCTATACCGACCTGATCCAAAAGCTGGGCATCCGCGGCTGA
- the ruvA gene encoding Holliday junction branch migration protein RuvA: MIGWLQGQLADRWHLNNRFGVLLVCSGVGYEVQMPRRHWDQLGGNGTETSLHVHQVIREDSWTLYGFCARHERDLFRELVAVSGIGPQMALGLLGQLSCEELVRAIVQADLRQLCQAPGVGKRTAERLSVELRTRLQARYGESLQLSAADDLQTGEAGEGPAEGVREEVQLTLAALGYEALEINRALRALSLQSQDLGEDGDAWLRESLRYLSRDAA, translated from the coding sequence ATGATCGGCTGGCTGCAAGGGCAACTCGCCGATCGCTGGCATCTGAACAACCGATTCGGCGTTCTGCTGGTCTGTTCAGGGGTGGGCTACGAGGTGCAGATGCCCCGTCGGCACTGGGATCAGCTCGGCGGGAATGGCACCGAGACCTCCCTGCATGTGCACCAGGTCATCCGCGAGGACAGCTGGACGCTCTACGGGTTCTGTGCCCGCCATGAGCGCGATCTCTTCCGCGAACTGGTGGCCGTCAGCGGCATCGGCCCACAGATGGCCCTCGGCCTCTTGGGCCAGCTGAGTTGCGAAGAACTGGTGCGCGCGATCGTGCAGGCCGATCTGCGTCAGCTCTGCCAAGCACCCGGGGTGGGCAAACGCACCGCCGAGCGCCTCTCGGTGGAATTACGAACCCGGCTGCAGGCCCGCTACGGCGAGAGCCTGCAATTGAGCGCAGCCGATGACCTGCAGACCGGGGAGGCCGGAGAAGGTCCGGCGGAGGGGGTCCGGGAGGAGGTGCAGCTGACCCTGGCGGCCCTGGGCTACGAGGCACTGGAGATCAACCGAGCTCTGCGGGCCCTCAGCCTGCAGAGCCAAGACTTGGGCGAGGACGGCGACGCCTGGCTGCGGGAAAGCCTGCGTTACCTCTCCCGCGATGCGGCCTGA
- a CDS encoding DMT family transporter, which produces MLSSTLSFSLMGVCVKALGGRIPVAEVVMARSAISLVLSVVMLRQAGLDPWGQRKGLLVLRGAIGTGALFCVFAALAQLPLAPATVLQYLQPTFTALLAWLLLKERLGAKVWIAALLGWIAVVILSNPMELASLLGPLGGGWLGVQANPLPWPGVLLALAGAILSACAYVSVRALGRTEHPLVIVFYFPLVGLLLTAPLVLLEPVWPNAWELFALVGVGLFTQLGQIGITKGLLGMPAARATAMSYGQVPLAALWGWLLFQEPLDPDTTTAALLVLAATLLSLKPERSKTT; this is translated from the coding sequence ATGCTGTCCAGCACGCTGAGCTTCAGCCTGATGGGCGTCTGCGTGAAAGCGCTGGGCGGGCGCATCCCGGTGGCCGAAGTCGTCATGGCACGCTCAGCCATCAGCCTCGTGCTCAGCGTGGTGATGCTGCGGCAGGCGGGACTGGATCCCTGGGGTCAGCGCAAAGGACTTCTGGTCCTGCGCGGAGCCATTGGCACGGGTGCGCTGTTTTGTGTCTTTGCGGCCCTCGCCCAACTGCCCCTGGCTCCGGCCACGGTCCTCCAGTACCTGCAGCCGACCTTCACGGCACTGCTGGCTTGGTTGCTGCTGAAGGAGCGACTCGGGGCCAAGGTCTGGATCGCGGCGCTGTTGGGCTGGATCGCGGTCGTGATCCTCAGCAACCCAATGGAGCTCGCGAGCCTGCTCGGTCCCCTCGGCGGGGGCTGGCTCGGGGTCCAGGCCAACCCCTTGCCCTGGCCGGGTGTACTCCTGGCCCTGGCCGGAGCGATTCTCTCGGCCTGTGCCTATGTCAGTGTCCGCGCCCTCGGGCGCACAGAACACCCCCTGGTCATCGTCTTCTACTTCCCCCTGGTGGGGTTGCTGCTGACCGCCCCCTTGGTCCTGCTGGAGCCGGTGTGGCCCAACGCCTGGGAACTATTCGCCCTGGTGGGGGTGGGTCTGTTCACCCAGCTCGGACAGATCGGTATCACCAAAGGGCTATTGGGGATGCCGGCGGCACGGGCCACGGCGATGAGCTACGGCCAGGTTCCCCTGGCGGCGCTCTGGGGGTGGCTGCTGTTTCAGGAACCCCTGGATCCCGACACCACCACGGCCGCTCTGCTGGTGCTGGCCGCGACGCTCCTGAGCCTGAAGCCCGAACGCAGCAAAACCACCTAG
- the dnaG gene encoding DNA primase: MSVPRLHPRTIEAVKERADIVDVVGEHVVLKKKGREFVGICPFHDDKSPSMTVSPAKQFYYCFSCGAGGNSIKFLMELQRQSFSDVVLELARKYQLPVETLEGPQQERLRQQLSRRDQLHKALSLAAGWFRAQLRAPEGAAALDYLKRSRGLDEATLEGFGLGYAPERWDGLLSHLQQVEGLSPELLEAAGLVVPRRGGDGFYDRFRHRVMVPIADRQGRIIGFGGRSLDGGEPKYLNSPETEVFEKGKHLFGLDKAVNAIRKADRAVVVEGYFDVIALHAAGITNAVAALGTALSNQQITQLCRCCDGKRLILNFDADGAGVRAAQRAIGEVEQLALQGQLELRVLHLPSGKDPDEFLKDHGAADYRSLLDQSPLWLDWQIDQVLHGCDLSKADQFQKAVTELVALLGKLPASAVRSRYLQQVAERLSGGQARLALQLEDDLRQQVKGQRWHGRSRRWEQPGEAGLRERAEAEVLRLYLHCPTYRGPIRAELRRRELDDFAIAHHRQLWAVISSLEEDNLGVGRLEAINRGSESGAELADLDLPRLLSDQLLLADDPDSGLPSELLGRLTPLLEPSDVQRLSLSNPPLQLRGATAALERQRSMKRARHLLDAWSSQRLETLERCIARLLDDSQAPPAEAAAESLDMETRIEAMFAELNSDALRFQDLYYNERKHIEHLDSQRRASFEDVVAESQDAQPA; encoded by the coding sequence GTGTCAGTCCCTCGCCTCCATCCCCGCACGATCGAGGCCGTTAAAGAGCGCGCTGACATCGTCGATGTGGTGGGTGAGCACGTTGTGCTCAAAAAGAAGGGCAGGGAATTCGTCGGGATTTGCCCCTTCCACGACGACAAATCACCGTCGATGACGGTCTCACCGGCGAAGCAGTTCTACTACTGCTTCTCCTGCGGAGCCGGCGGCAACTCGATCAAATTTTTGATGGAGTTGCAGCGCCAGAGCTTCTCTGACGTGGTCCTGGAGCTGGCGCGTAAGTACCAGCTGCCGGTCGAGACCCTCGAGGGCCCGCAGCAGGAGCGTCTGCGCCAGCAGCTCTCCCGTCGCGATCAGCTCCACAAGGCCCTCTCCTTGGCGGCCGGTTGGTTTCGCGCGCAACTCCGAGCTCCCGAGGGCGCTGCGGCCCTCGACTATCTCAAGCGCAGCCGCGGTCTCGATGAGGCCACCCTGGAGGGGTTCGGCCTGGGGTATGCCCCAGAGCGTTGGGATGGTCTGTTGAGCCATCTCCAGCAGGTGGAGGGGTTGAGCCCGGAGCTGCTGGAGGCGGCAGGCCTGGTGGTGCCCCGCCGGGGAGGGGATGGCTTCTATGACCGTTTTCGCCACCGGGTGATGGTGCCGATTGCGGATCGCCAAGGTCGGATCATTGGCTTTGGCGGCCGCAGCCTGGATGGCGGAGAGCCCAAGTACCTGAACTCTCCGGAGACGGAGGTCTTTGAGAAGGGCAAACACCTCTTTGGCCTCGACAAGGCGGTCAATGCGATTCGCAAGGCCGATCGCGCTGTCGTGGTCGAGGGCTACTTCGACGTCATCGCGCTCCACGCGGCTGGCATCACCAATGCGGTGGCGGCGCTTGGCACGGCGCTGAGCAATCAGCAGATCACCCAGCTCTGCCGTTGCTGCGACGGCAAGCGCTTGATCCTGAACTTCGACGCCGATGGCGCCGGGGTTCGGGCCGCCCAACGGGCCATTGGCGAGGTGGAGCAGTTGGCCCTCCAGGGCCAGCTGGAACTGCGGGTGCTGCACCTACCCAGCGGCAAGGATCCCGACGAATTTCTGAAGGACCACGGAGCAGCGGATTACCGCTCCCTGCTCGATCAATCTCCCCTTTGGCTCGATTGGCAGATCGACCAGGTGCTGCACGGCTGCGACCTCAGCAAGGCCGATCAGTTCCAAAAGGCGGTGACCGAGCTGGTGGCCCTCTTGGGCAAGCTGCCCGCAAGTGCCGTTCGCTCCCGTTACCTCCAGCAGGTGGCCGAACGGCTCAGCGGCGGCCAGGCCCGGCTCGCTCTGCAGTTGGAAGACGACCTGCGCCAGCAGGTCAAAGGGCAGCGCTGGCATGGGCGCTCTCGCCGTTGGGAGCAGCCCGGTGAGGCCGGACTGCGGGAGCGGGCTGAAGCCGAGGTCCTGCGCCTCTATCTCCATTGCCCGACCTATCGCGGTCCGATTCGCGCCGAGTTGCGGCGCCGCGAACTCGACGACTTCGCCATTGCCCACCACCGCCAGCTTTGGGCGGTGATCAGTTCGCTGGAGGAGGACAACCTGGGGGTTGGACGCCTGGAGGCGATCAACCGCGGCAGCGAGTCCGGTGCGGAGCTCGCCGACCTGGATCTACCGCGGCTGCTCAGTGATCAGTTGCTGCTGGCTGACGATCCTGACTCCGGCCTGCCCAGCGAACTGCTGGGGCGTTTAACTCCACTGCTGGAACCCAGTGACGTTCAACGCCTCTCCTTGAGCAATCCCCCCCTGCAGCTGCGGGGGGCCACCGCGGCACTGGAGCGCCAGCGCAGCATGAAGCGTGCCCGTCACCTCCTGGATGCCTGGAGCAGCCAGCGGTTGGAGACCCTTGAGCGCTGCATTGCCCGGCTGCTGGATGACTCCCAGGCCCCTCCCGCTGAGGCGGCGGCCGAGAGCCTCGACATGGAAACCCGCATCGAGGCGATGTTTGCCGAGCTCAACAGCGATGCCCTGCGCTTTCAGGACCTTTATTACAACGAGCGCAAACACATCGAACACCTCGATTCCCAACGGCGCGCCAGCTTTGAAGACGTCGTTGCTGAGTCCCAGGACGCTCAGCCCGCCTAG